CGATTACATCCATTTCTTCTACAATCTCGAGCGGCGCCACTCGCTGCTGGGTTACCTCAGCCCCGTCGAGTTCGAACTGAAGACCCAGGTCGCCGCGTCGGCGGCATAGTCAGACTGTCCACGAGACCGGGGGAACCTCACAACGCGCGAGCAAGCGACGCGCGAGCGACCAGCGACGCGCGAGCGACCAGCGACGCGCGAGCGACCAGCGACGCGCGAGCGACCAGCGACGGCGAGCGACCAGCGACGCGCGAGCGACCAGCGACGCGCGAAGGCGGCCAGCTTTCGCGAAGCGAAAGCGCGAGCCGCGGGGGCCCCAGCGCCCCGTCGCTGGGGTCGGCGTGGGAGCGCGCGGAGCGCGCGACCCGCCGTAGTTGGGAGGGGGGCCCCATGGGCGCTTCGCCCCATGGGGGGAGGGCCTGCGTTCAGGCCCTCCAGAAAAAAAAAGCGACCCTCCGTCGAGGGTCGCTTTCTGAAGCTCGCTGGCGTGCAGGGTGGTCACCCACCGTCGCTCGGTCTCCCGCGCGACCCGCTCCGTACGACACGGGAGTCTCACCCATGCCGCCGGTGGCGGCTGCCCGCCGATGGTGCGAGGCCTCGCACCACCGACACGGCCATCTCCTCGTGAGTCCCGCTCCGGGC
This region of Sandaracinaceae bacterium genomic DNA includes:
- a CDS encoding IS3 family transposase — protein: DYIHFFYNLERRHSLLGYLSPVEFELKTQVAASAA